From one Mycolicibacterium sp. HK-90 genomic stretch:
- a CDS encoding alpha/beta fold hydrolase, whose amino-acid sequence MTLPQLPAGRTVEVRAIDGVRLHAEVFGPEDGYPIVLAHGITCAIGVWAHQIADLATDYRVIAYDHRGHGRSDTPRGRHRYSLNHLAADLDAVLDATLRPGERAVIAGHSMGGIAITSWSQRYPARVAARADAVALINTTTGDLVRDVNLLRVPAPLASTRVRAAGTAIRTFGGAWMPRITERPNKRFVAHLAVGHDAEPWVAEFVYQLFAATPAAGRGGWARTLVNSMGTQHISLRSLSVPTLVIGSVKDRLLPIDASRRIAADAPNLSAFVEMPGGHCAILECPSQVNAQLRALAESVALPRASSQ is encoded by the coding sequence ATGACCCTTCCTCAGCTACCAGCGGGACGCACCGTGGAGGTCCGCGCCATCGACGGCGTTCGGCTGCATGCCGAGGTGTTCGGGCCCGAGGACGGCTATCCGATCGTGCTGGCACACGGCATCACCTGTGCCATCGGGGTCTGGGCGCACCAGATCGCCGACCTGGCCACCGACTACCGCGTCATCGCCTACGACCATCGCGGGCACGGCCGCAGTGACACTCCGCGCGGTCGCCACCGCTACAGCCTCAACCATCTCGCCGCCGACCTGGACGCGGTGCTCGACGCCACGTTGCGGCCCGGCGAACGGGCCGTCATCGCCGGGCATTCGATGGGCGGCATCGCGATCACCTCATGGTCGCAGCGCTATCCGGCCCGCGTCGCCGCCCGCGCCGACGCCGTCGCGCTGATCAACACCACCACCGGGGACCTGGTGCGGGACGTGAACCTGCTGAGGGTCCCGGCGCCGTTGGCGTCGACGCGTGTCCGGGCGGCCGGTACCGCGATCAGGACGTTCGGCGGGGCATGGATGCCCCGGATCACCGAACGCCCCAACAAGCGTTTCGTCGCGCACCTGGCCGTGGGCCACGACGCGGAGCCGTGGGTCGCCGAGTTCGTCTATCAGCTGTTCGCCGCGACGCCGGCTGCCGGGCGGGGCGGGTGGGCCCGCACACTGGTCAACAGCATGGGGACGCAACACATCTCGCTCCGCAGCCTGTCGGTGCCCACCCTCGTGATCGGCAGCGTCAAAGACCGGCTGTTGCCGATCGACGCCTCGCGCCGGATTGCGGCTGACGCCCCGAATCTGAGCGCTTTCGTGGAGATGCCCGGCGGGCACTGCGCGATCCTGGAATGCCCGTCGCAGGTGAACGCCCAGTTGCGGGCGCTGGCCGAATCGGTGGCCTTGCCCCGGGCCTCGAGCCAGTAG